The proteins below come from a single Microtus pennsylvanicus isolate mMicPen1 chromosome 13, mMicPen1.hap1, whole genome shotgun sequence genomic window:
- the LOC142833298 gene encoding putative selection and upkeep of intraepithelial T-cells protein 1 homolog, with protein sequence MDEERLLIYRLGVVFICLLHIITLRAERFTVTGLEGPVLAPFGTVLELSCQLSPPQNAQHMEIRWFRTHYTQPIYQYENGKDLFGEIIPKYVERTELLKDAIREGKVTLRIFNVNPDDDGQYHCFFKDGKFYEEHITEVKVIARSYQIQILVHPPTTKGVIVECHSKGWFPRPHLEWRDSRGETVPAKSKSYSRNEDKLFNMKMTLLLQDRSLRNITCCIWSPLIGQEESTSIVLPDEIFSWNRIWRLIVTVILIMMAVFIISHSCKLHIMEGHCCTCRSPCSVAMMITVFSVVALELLFFSLYKKNRVFVSDAQFDLDAMWLDDMTTILSMLMVFAIMLIFSLYFILRGRHMKESRASLFLKNCSLCK encoded by the exons atggatgaagaaagactACTCATTTACAGACTCGGTGTTGTGTTCATATGCCTCCTTCATATCATAACACTGCGGGCAG aacGATTCACAGTGACTGGATTGGAGGGTCCAGTCTTGGCTCCATTTGGGACAGTTCTTGAGCTCAGCTGTCAGTTGTCACCACCACAGAATGCTCAGCACATGGAGATCCGTTGGTTCAGAACCCACTATACACAGCCTATTTACCAATACGAGAACGGCAAAGACCTGTTTGGAGAAATTATTCCCAAATATGTGGAAAGAACAGAGCTGCTGAAAGATGCCATTAGAGAAGGGAAAGTAACCCTTAGGATCTTCAATGTCAATCCTGATGATGACGGGCAGTACCACTGCTTCTTCAAAGATGGCAAGTTCTACGAAGAGCACATCACAGAAGTCAAGGTCATAG CTAGGAGCTACCAGATTCAGATTCTTGTCCATCCTCCTACTACCAAAGGTGTGATAGTGGAGTGTCACTCCAAAGGTTGGTTCCCACGGCCTCACTTGGAATGGAGAGATAGCAGAGGAGAGACCGTTCCAGCTAAATCAAAATCCTATTCACGGAATGAAGACAAATTGTTCAATATGAAGATGACCCTTCTCCTTCAAGACAGATCCCTCAGGAACATCACTTGTTGCATTTGGAGCCCTCTAATAGGCCAAGAGGAAAGCACAAGCATTGTTCTACCAG ACGAAATATTTTCTTGGAATCGTATTTGGAGGTtgattgtgactgtaattctgaTTATGATGGCAGTCTTCATCATAAGTCACAGTTGTAAACTACATATCATGGAAG GTCACTGTTGCACATGCCGCTCCCCATGCTCTGTGGCCATGATGATAACCGTTTTTTCTGTTGTTGCACTTGAATTACTCTTCTTCAGTTTGTACAAAAAAAATAGAG TCTTTGTTTCAGATGCGCAGTTTGACTTGGATGCTATGTGGTTGGATGACATGACTACGATCCTGAGCATGCTGATGGTGTTTGCCATCATGcttattttctctctctacttCATACTAAGAG gtagacatatgaaagaaagcagagcaagtttatttttgaaaaattgcaGTTTGTGCAAATAA